In the Alphaproteobacteria bacterium genome, one interval contains:
- a CDS encoding nuclear transport factor 2 family protein: MPQQDYLELARTYVARSNAHDLSAILPMFDSGAVYRSSRVGEHVGREAIGAMMGSFFERFPDVVWKVPTYGETGPRTIGFGFVMRATDQDSGESIKVHGHERIEFTRDGLIDAIDVAT, encoded by the coding sequence GTGCCGCAGCAAGACTATCTCGAACTGGCGCGGACCTATGTCGCGCGTTCCAATGCCCACGATCTGTCCGCGATACTGCCGATGTTCGATAGCGGTGCGGTTTACCGTTCGTCGCGGGTCGGAGAGCATGTTGGGCGCGAAGCCATCGGAGCCATGATGGGGAGCTTCTTCGAGCGGTTCCCGGATGTGGTCTGGAAGGTTCCGACCTACGGCGAAACGGGACCCCGCACAATCGGCTTTGGCTTCGTCATGCGGGCGACGGACCAAGATAGCGGCGAGTCCATCAAGGTCCATGGCCACGAGCGCATTGAGTTCACGCGCGACGGCTTGATCGACGCTATCGACGTCGCCACGTGA